One Corallococcus silvisoli DNA window includes the following coding sequences:
- the clpA gene encoding ATP-dependent Clp protease ATP-binding subunit ClpA has product MAGPSIAKELQASFRTALDEARKMRHEYLTLEHLLLALTRDSRTREVLKGCGANVKRLQENLVSFLEETVERLPDDVDAEPQQTIGVERVLHRAAMHALSAEQKYIDGGDVLVAMFREEESHALYLLQQEGVTRLDLLNFISHGVSKDGESDGDSRAAPAGDDEDGESQRKSPLEAYAIQLNTEAKAGRIDPLIGRDKELERTIQVLCRRRKNNPLYVGEAGVGKTAIAEGLALHITEGRVPAALKDAVVYSLDMGALLAGTKFRGQFEERLKGVLKALQELPDAILFIDEIHTIVGAGATSGGSMDASNLLKPALASGRLRCIGSTTFQEFKASFERDRALSRRFQKIEVDEPSVEDTVKVLEGLRSRYEEHHHVKYGEGALQAAAELAAKHINDRFLPDKAIDVIDEAGAAERLKPEGVRTGVVSAHDVEQVVSKMAKIPAKSVSASEGVQIQNLDKELKGVIYGQDKAIEEMVGAIKLSRSGLRAPEKPIGSFLFSGPTGVGKTELAKQLAHSLGVEFLRFDMSEYSEKHTVSRLIGAPPGYVGFDQGGLLTDAVRKHPYAVLVLDEIEKAHPDLFNILLQVMDHATLTDNNGRKADFRNIILILTTNAGAQEMSTKAMGFGDTSVVVDGSRAKKAIERTFTPEFRNRLDGWILFSGLPPEVILKVVDKEVRLLQKVLDEKKVTLSLTPAARAWLAEHGYDPAFGARPMARLVDNTLKKPLAEALLFGSLKSGGVARFDVVDDALKLQAEATEAVPA; this is encoded by the coding sequence GTGGCAGGACCATCGATCGCCAAAGAATTGCAGGCCAGCTTCCGCACCGCGCTCGACGAGGCGCGGAAGATGCGCCACGAGTACCTGACGCTGGAGCACCTGCTCCTGGCCCTCACCCGTGACTCGCGCACCCGCGAGGTGCTCAAGGGCTGCGGCGCGAACGTCAAGCGCCTGCAGGAGAACCTGGTCTCCTTCCTGGAGGAGACGGTCGAGCGGCTGCCCGACGACGTGGACGCCGAGCCGCAGCAGACCATTGGCGTGGAGCGCGTGCTCCACCGCGCCGCCATGCACGCCCTGTCCGCCGAACAGAAGTACATCGACGGGGGCGACGTGCTGGTCGCCATGTTCCGCGAGGAGGAGAGCCACGCGCTCTACCTGCTCCAGCAGGAGGGCGTCACCCGCCTGGACCTGCTCAACTTCATCTCCCACGGCGTCAGCAAGGACGGCGAGTCCGACGGCGACAGCCGCGCCGCGCCCGCGGGGGACGACGAGGACGGCGAGTCCCAGCGCAAGAGCCCGCTGGAGGCGTACGCCATCCAGCTCAACACCGAGGCCAAGGCGGGCCGCATCGACCCGCTCATCGGCCGCGACAAGGAGCTGGAGCGCACCATCCAGGTGCTCTGCCGCCGCCGCAAGAACAACCCGCTCTACGTGGGTGAGGCCGGCGTGGGCAAGACGGCCATCGCGGAGGGCCTGGCGCTCCACATCACCGAGGGCCGCGTCCCCGCCGCGCTGAAGGACGCCGTCGTCTACTCGCTGGACATGGGCGCGCTGCTCGCGGGCACCAAGTTCCGCGGCCAGTTCGAGGAGCGGCTGAAGGGCGTGCTCAAGGCGCTCCAGGAGCTGCCCGACGCCATCCTCTTCATCGACGAGATCCACACCATCGTCGGCGCGGGGGCGACGAGCGGCGGCTCCATGGACGCGTCCAACCTGCTCAAGCCCGCGCTGGCCTCGGGCCGGCTGCGCTGCATCGGCTCCACGACGTTCCAGGAGTTCAAGGCGTCCTTCGAGCGCGACCGCGCCCTGTCCCGCCGCTTCCAGAAGATTGAAGTGGATGAGCCCAGCGTGGAGGACACCGTCAAGGTCCTGGAGGGGCTGCGCAGCCGCTACGAGGAGCACCACCACGTGAAGTACGGCGAGGGGGCGCTCCAGGCGGCGGCGGAGCTGGCGGCCAAGCACATCAACGACCGCTTCCTGCCGGACAAGGCCATCGACGTCATCGACGAGGCGGGCGCCGCGGAGCGGCTCAAGCCGGAGGGCGTGCGCACGGGCGTCGTCAGCGCGCACGACGTGGAGCAGGTCGTCTCCAAGATGGCGAAGATCCCGGCCAAGAGCGTGTCCGCCAGCGAGGGCGTCCAGATCCAGAACCTGGACAAGGAGCTCAAGGGCGTCATCTACGGGCAGGACAAGGCCATCGAGGAGATGGTGGGCGCCATCAAGCTGTCGCGCTCCGGCCTGCGCGCGCCGGAGAAGCCCATTGGCAGCTTCCTCTTCTCCGGCCCCACGGGCGTGGGCAAGACGGAGCTGGCGAAGCAGCTGGCGCACAGCCTGGGCGTGGAGTTCCTGCGCTTCGACATGAGCGAGTACTCCGAGAAGCACACGGTGAGCCGGCTCATCGGCGCGCCCCCGGGCTACGTGGGCTTCGACCAGGGCGGCCTGCTCACGGACGCCGTGCGCAAGCACCCGTACGCGGTGCTGGTGCTGGATGAAATCGAGAAGGCCCACCCGGACCTCTTCAACATCCTGCTCCAGGTGATGGACCACGCGACCCTCACGGACAACAACGGCCGCAAGGCGGACTTCCGCAACATCATCCTCATCCTGACCACGAACGCGGGCGCGCAGGAGATGAGCACCAAGGCCATGGGCTTCGGCGACACCAGCGTCGTGGTGGACGGCTCGCGGGCGAAGAAGGCCATCGAGCGCACCTTCACGCCGGAGTTCCGCAACCGCCTGGACGGCTGGATTCTCTTCTCTGGCCTGCCCCCGGAGGTCATCCTCAAGGTCGTGGACAAGGAAGTGCGCCTGCTCCAGAAGGTGCTCGACGAGAAGAAGGTCACGCTGTCGCTCACGCCCGCCGCCCGCGCGTGGCTGGCCGAGCACGGGTACGACCCGGCCTTCGGCGCGCGCCCCATGGCGCGGCTCGTGGACAACACCCTCAAGAAGCCGCTCGCGGAGGCCCTGCTGTTCGGCTCGCTCAAGAGCGGCGGCGTGGCCCGCTTCGACGTGGTGGACGACGCGCTGAAGCTCCAGGCCGAGGCCACCGAGGCCGTGCCGGCGTAA
- a CDS encoding ATP-dependent Clp protease adaptor ClpS, producing MAQKHQHDDGQVVTEAVPKQKLKRPTLYKVLLHNDNYTTREFVVAVLKEIFHKSETDAVQIMMHVHYNGIGVAGVYTYDVAETKLKTVEAAARDNGFPLRLSMEPEEG from the coding sequence ATGGCGCAGAAGCACCAACACGATGACGGCCAGGTCGTCACGGAGGCCGTCCCCAAGCAGAAGCTGAAGAGGCCGACCCTCTACAAGGTCCTCCTGCACAACGACAACTACACCACGCGTGAGTTCGTCGTCGCCGTGCTCAAGGAGATCTTCCACAAGTCGGAGACGGATGCCGTGCAGATCATGATGCACGTTCATTACAACGGCATCGGAGTGGCGGGCGTTTATACCTACGACGTCGCCGAGACGAAGCTCAAGACAGTGGAGGCCGCGGCGCGGGACAACGGGTTCCCCCTGCGGCTGTCCATGGAACCCGAGGAAGGCTGA
- a CDS encoding GNAT family N-acetyltransferase — protein MSAPLPTTLRLLTSITDVPASAWDALVDPASVPFLEWGFLAALEESGCAVPERGWHPRHLTLWRGSRLIAAAPAYLKDDSRGEFVFDAAWATAAERAGLRYYPKLVLAVPFTPATGRRVLVASGEDRPSREAELYDAALEYARAEGISSVHVLFPTPEELPVLEAQGYAVRLGVQYLWRDAGYRTFEDFLGRFHSKRRHQIQRERRAPRAQGITLRTLRGEALEELDAASAYQLYRSTVDRYPWGVRSLTEDFFARLLARFSHRCEFVEARREGRRVAGAFNFTGPRTLFGRYWGALEEHPFLHFNVCLYHPVEDCIARGRERFEPGAGGEHKLTRGFEPHLTYSAHLFLHPGLDRAVRGFLAHERAAVESGLPLWWAETGFKERT, from the coding sequence ATGTCCGCCCCGCTCCCCACCACGCTGCGCCTGCTCACGTCCATCACCGACGTCCCCGCGTCGGCCTGGGACGCGCTCGTGGACCCGGCGTCGGTGCCGTTCCTGGAGTGGGGCTTCCTCGCGGCGCTCGAGGAGAGCGGCTGCGCGGTGCCCGAGCGCGGCTGGCACCCGCGCCACCTCACCCTGTGGCGGGGCTCGCGCCTCATCGCCGCCGCGCCCGCGTACCTCAAGGATGACAGCCGCGGCGAGTTCGTCTTCGACGCCGCCTGGGCCACCGCGGCGGAGCGCGCGGGCCTGCGCTACTACCCCAAGCTGGTCCTCGCCGTCCCCTTCACGCCGGCCACCGGCCGCCGCGTGCTGGTGGCCTCCGGGGAAGACCGGCCGTCGCGCGAGGCGGAGCTGTACGACGCCGCCCTGGAGTACGCGCGCGCCGAGGGCATCTCCAGCGTCCACGTCCTCTTCCCCACCCCGGAGGAGCTGCCGGTGCTGGAGGCGCAGGGCTACGCCGTCCGCCTGGGCGTGCAGTACCTGTGGCGCGACGCGGGCTACCGGACGTTCGAGGACTTCCTCGGCCGCTTCCACTCCAAGCGGCGGCATCAAATCCAGCGCGAGCGGCGCGCGCCGCGGGCCCAGGGCATCACCCTGCGCACGCTCCGGGGCGAGGCCCTGGAGGAGCTGGACGCGGCGAGCGCGTACCAGCTCTACCGCTCCACGGTGGACCGCTACCCGTGGGGCGTGCGCTCCCTGACGGAGGACTTCTTCGCCCGCCTGCTCGCCCGGTTCAGCCACCGGTGCGAGTTCGTGGAGGCCCGGCGGGAAGGCCGGCGCGTGGCGGGGGCGTTCAACTTCACCGGGCCGCGCACGCTGTTCGGCCGTTATTGGGGGGCGTTGGAGGAACACCCGTTCCTGCACTTCAACGTGTGCCTCTATCACCCGGTGGAGGACTGCATCGCGCGGGGGCGCGAGCGCTTCGAGCCCGGGGCCGGCGGCGAGCACAAGCTCACCCGGGGTTTCGAGCCGCACCTCACGTACAGTGCGCATCTGTTCCTCCACCCCGGGCTGGACCGGGCGGTGCGCGGCTTCCTGGCGCACGAGCGGGCGGCCGTGGAGAGCGGCCTGCCGTTGTGGTGGGCGGAGACGGGTTTCAAGGAGCGGACCTGA
- a CDS encoding NifU family protein, with translation MSVNIQLEWTPNPSTLKYVVDRKLLGGGAVNFTNRDEAQAKSPLALRLMDIQGVTAVMLGTNFVTVTKGESGEWDELNDSVMSTLDTHLSEGLPVVDEAAIAAARQTVSADGTVEQRIQVILDEEIRPAVAQDGGDITLDRFEDGIVYLHMKGSCAGCPSSTATLKMGIEGRLREMIPEVTEVVSV, from the coding sequence ATGTCAGTGAACATCCAGCTCGAGTGGACCCCCAACCCCAGCACGCTGAAGTACGTGGTGGACCGCAAGCTGCTGGGCGGTGGCGCGGTGAACTTCACCAACCGGGACGAAGCGCAGGCCAAATCGCCCCTGGCGCTCCGGCTGATGGACATCCAGGGCGTGACGGCGGTGATGCTGGGCACGAACTTCGTCACCGTGACCAAGGGCGAGTCGGGGGAGTGGGACGAGCTCAACGACTCCGTGATGTCCACGCTGGACACGCACCTGAGCGAAGGCCTGCCGGTGGTGGACGAGGCGGCGATCGCGGCGGCGCGCCAGACGGTGTCGGCGGACGGCACCGTGGAGCAGCGCATCCAGGTCATCCTGGACGAGGAGATCCGCCCGGCGGTGGCCCAGGACGGCGGTGACATCACGCTGGACCGCTTCGAGGACGGCATCGTCTACCTGCACATGAAGGGCTCGTGCGCGGGCTGCCCGTCGTCCACGGCGACGCTGAAGATGGGCATCGAGGGCCGGCTCCGGGAGATGATTCCCGAGGTCACGGAAGTGGTGTCCGTCTGA
- a CDS encoding class I SAM-dependent methyltransferase — translation MRKLKQVNHLVGLLRPAMEDVQARHANPLVVDAGSGNAYLGFVVYELFLKDAAGGELLSIEGRPELTERAKGRAERLRFDRMRFQTAHIDAAEYPERLHVLMALHACDTATDDALVAAIRHGADHVAVVPCCQAEVAAQLKEKRAKPAGSMSLLFQHPWHRREFGSHLTNVIRALTLEAFGYQVTVTELTGWEHSLKNELILGRRVHRDNRRARLQLQALLAETGVQPRLTRLLGITPAAGGGAEDDAPGLVSDDVGASGPMGAQTSVPEGTPSPGNGV, via the coding sequence CTGCGCAAGCTCAAGCAGGTCAACCACCTGGTGGGCCTGTTGCGCCCGGCGATGGAGGATGTGCAGGCCCGCCACGCCAACCCCCTGGTGGTGGACGCGGGCAGCGGCAACGCGTACCTGGGCTTCGTCGTCTACGAGCTGTTCCTCAAGGACGCGGCGGGCGGCGAGCTGCTCTCCATCGAAGGCCGGCCGGAGCTGACCGAGCGCGCGAAGGGCCGCGCCGAGCGGCTGCGCTTCGACCGGATGCGCTTCCAGACGGCGCACATCGACGCGGCGGAGTACCCGGAGCGGCTCCACGTGCTGATGGCGCTGCACGCGTGCGACACGGCCACGGATGACGCGCTGGTGGCGGCCATCCGGCACGGCGCGGACCACGTGGCGGTGGTGCCGTGCTGTCAGGCGGAGGTCGCCGCGCAGCTGAAGGAGAAGCGCGCGAAGCCGGCGGGCTCCATGTCGCTGCTCTTCCAGCACCCCTGGCACCGGCGTGAGTTCGGCTCGCACCTGACGAACGTCATCCGCGCGCTGACGCTGGAGGCGTTCGGCTACCAGGTGACGGTGACGGAGCTGACCGGGTGGGAGCACTCGCTGAAGAACGAGCTCATCCTCGGGCGGCGCGTGCACCGGGACAACCGGCGGGCGCGGCTCCAGCTCCAGGCGCTGCTGGCGGAGACGGGGGTGCAGCCCCGGCTGACGCGGCTGCTGGGCATCACGCCCGCGGCCGGTGGCGGCGCGGAGGATGACGCGCCCGGACTCGTGTCGGACGACGTGGGCGCGTCAGGGCCCATGGGCGCGCAGACGTCGGTGCCGGAGGGAACCCCCAGCCCGGGGAACGGTGTCTAA
- a CDS encoding alpha/beta fold hydrolase, whose translation MALELDDWGGSGPLLHFACANGFPPETYRKLFARLATRYHVVSLRTRPLTPDQAPEALTTWQELGDDLARELQLRGRSGVLGVGHSVGGTSTLMASAANPGLFRAVVALDPVLVTGPRAWGVRLMKALGRMDRTAIVQGARRRRERWATREEAATAYRQRRLFRDWDADCFNDYITHGLVPADAGDFRLRFPREWEARIFETFPADPWRLIRANAAPTLVLRGERSDTLLPEALARAEQEMPRTKVEELPLASHLFPMEKPRETAERVLAFLDALGPVDPGSAPEP comes from the coding sequence ATGGCCTTGGAGCTGGATGACTGGGGCGGGAGCGGTCCGCTGCTGCACTTCGCTTGCGCGAACGGTTTTCCTCCGGAGACGTACCGGAAGCTCTTCGCGCGGCTCGCGACCCGCTACCACGTGGTGTCGCTGCGCACGCGGCCGCTGACGCCGGACCAGGCGCCGGAGGCGCTCACGACCTGGCAGGAGCTGGGCGACGACCTCGCGCGCGAGCTCCAGCTCCGGGGACGCTCCGGCGTGCTGGGCGTGGGCCACAGCGTGGGCGGCACGAGCACGCTGATGGCGTCCGCCGCGAACCCGGGCCTGTTCCGCGCCGTCGTCGCGTTGGATCCCGTGCTCGTCACCGGGCCGCGCGCGTGGGGCGTGCGCCTGATGAAGGCGCTGGGCCGCATGGACCGCACCGCCATCGTGCAGGGCGCCCGGCGGCGGCGGGAGCGGTGGGCGACGCGCGAGGAGGCGGCCACCGCCTACCGGCAGCGCAGGCTGTTCCGCGACTGGGACGCGGACTGCTTCAACGACTACATCACCCACGGGCTCGTGCCGGCGGACGCGGGCGACTTCCGGCTGCGCTTCCCGCGCGAGTGGGAGGCCCGCATCTTCGAGACCTTCCCCGCGGACCCCTGGAGGCTCATCCGCGCCAACGCGGCGCCCACGCTGGTGCTGCGCGGCGAGCGCTCCGACACGCTCCTGCCGGAGGCGCTGGCGCGGGCGGAGCAGGAGATGCCCCGCACGAAGGTGGAGGAGCTGCCGCTCGCCTCACACCTGTTCCCGATGGAGAAGCCGCGCGAGACGGCCGAGCGCGTGCTCGCGTTCCTCGACGCCCTGGGGCCCGTGGACCCGGGCAGTGCCCCGGAGCCCTGA
- a CDS encoding ferredoxin reductase domain-containing protein produces the protein MSVEATPSRAKRPVEYEATVTEVRMETHDTATLLLDLGPGPLDYKAGQFLNIDPHQFPALAHQCAYLQEQKGRKEPARSYSLASAPHEPRVAITVKDEEFLPGITRYPPLLSPLLVHGRLTGARVKVTGFMGPYVLPDDVTERTDHVLHVVAGSGAVPNFAIVKDSLHRGLKLRHTFLASNKTWGDILYREELAALERASPDRVRVVHTLTRETDEAKYGPQVRKGRVGEALLHELVPDRDTCLVYVCGPAITPWDRRKALETRTPATPRFMEAVLGHLHALDIPDKRIKREAYG, from the coding sequence ATGAGCGTTGAAGCCACGCCTTCCCGCGCCAAGCGGCCTGTCGAGTACGAGGCCACCGTCACCGAAGTGCGGATGGAAACGCACGACACGGCGACCCTGCTGTTGGACCTGGGCCCGGGGCCGCTCGACTACAAGGCGGGCCAGTTCCTCAACATCGACCCGCATCAGTTCCCGGCGCTCGCCCACCAGTGCGCCTATCTGCAGGAGCAGAAGGGGCGCAAGGAGCCGGCGCGCTCGTACTCGCTCGCCTCCGCGCCGCACGAGCCGCGCGTGGCCATCACGGTGAAGGACGAGGAGTTCCTCCCCGGCATCACCCGCTACCCGCCGCTGCTGTCGCCGCTGCTGGTGCACGGCCGGCTCACCGGCGCGCGCGTGAAGGTCACGGGCTTCATGGGGCCGTACGTGCTGCCGGACGACGTGACCGAACGCACGGACCACGTCCTGCACGTGGTGGCGGGCTCCGGCGCCGTGCCCAACTTCGCCATCGTGAAGGACTCGCTGCACCGGGGCCTGAAGCTGCGCCACACGTTCCTCGCGTCCAACAAGACCTGGGGGGACATCCTCTACCGCGAGGAGCTGGCCGCCCTGGAGCGCGCCTCGCCGGACCGCGTGCGCGTGGTGCACACGCTCACGCGCGAGACGGATGAGGCGAAGTATGGCCCCCAGGTGCGCAAGGGCCGCGTCGGAGAGGCGCTCCTGCACGAGCTGGTGCCGGACCGCGACACCTGCCTCGTCTACGTGTGCGGCCCCGCCATCACGCCCTGGGACCGGCGAAAGGCGCTGGAGACGCGCACGCCGGCCACCCCGCGCTTCATGGAGGCGGTGCTCGGCCACCTGCACGCGCTGGACATCCCGGACAAGCGCATCAAGCGCGAGGCGTACGGCTGA
- a CDS encoding lysophospholipid acyltransferase family protein, producing MPRRPRRHIVRGLMHAVWGTLSRVKVHGLKDLPPGPCLFICNHLSNADGFTLYRALRPRRVVFLAGVKLHGTVMTRLAAETMDTIDITPNSPDIEALRRCVELLKGGQSVLIFPEGGRSRSAGLLQAKKGVGLIAKRAGVPIVPVALTGTEKLMPINDSDMGGERLFKADVTVTFGPAFRMEDLEPELAGASDARQALVDAMMHRVAALLPPEYRGVYAASPEPAASAGAPSAVPPSA from the coding sequence ATGCCCCGCCGGCCCCGCCGGCACATCGTGCGCGGGCTGATGCACGCCGTGTGGGGCACGCTGTCCCGCGTGAAGGTCCATGGCCTGAAGGACCTGCCCCCGGGCCCCTGCCTCTTCATCTGCAACCACCTGTCCAACGCGGACGGCTTCACGCTCTACCGCGCGCTGCGTCCGCGGCGGGTCGTCTTCCTGGCGGGTGTGAAGCTGCACGGCACGGTGATGACGCGGCTGGCGGCGGAGACGATGGACACCATCGACATCACGCCCAACTCGCCGGACATCGAAGCGCTGCGCCGCTGCGTGGAGCTGCTCAAGGGCGGCCAGTCGGTGCTCATCTTCCCGGAGGGGGGCCGCAGCCGCTCCGCGGGGCTGTTGCAAGCGAAGAAGGGCGTGGGCCTCATCGCCAAGCGCGCCGGGGTGCCCATCGTCCCGGTGGCGCTGACGGGCACCGAGAAGCTGATGCCCATCAACGACTCCGACATGGGGGGCGAGCGCCTGTTCAAGGCGGACGTCACCGTGACCTTCGGGCCCGCCTTCCGCATGGAGGACCTGGAGCCGGAGCTGGCCGGCGCCTCCGACGCGCGTCAGGCGTTGGTGGACGCGATGATGCACCGCGTGGCCGCGCTCCTCCCGCCGGAGTACCGGGGCGTCTACGCCGCGAGCCCCGAACCGGCCGCGTCCGCGGGAGCGCCCTCGGCCGTGCCCCCTTCGGCTTGA
- a CDS encoding fatty acid desaturase family protein: MLAVPEQPSLDDSEAVTSRVFDRKAVTGTVRELSVVGNIRGLWAATRQWLIIALAVAFVVQVDRWWAWVLAAVVISSRQHALLSLVHEASHYHLHNHRGFNDFMADVLCAFPMNITTAGYRKEHAEHHRFVNTPKDPYWRTAQRDAAWMFPRTRWSTARVLLGDLVGIFTLSHVRIMIPWSYTGRALGKGGPPPSRAEHLRYALWMGGFITFLTLTGGWLHYLLLWSVPSLTLMMVAFRIRAVVEHPFTPATPDETHETRDVESATWLERFFIAPFNANYHLSHHLFPSVPYYHLPALHERLKGTALYRPGENHFQTYLGGEKSAWRFLTSAARD; encoded by the coding sequence ATGCTTGCCGTCCCAGAACAGCCGTCGCTGGATGACTCGGAAGCGGTCACCTCTCGCGTGTTCGACAGAAAGGCGGTGACTGGCACCGTCCGGGAGTTGTCGGTCGTGGGCAACATCCGGGGGCTGTGGGCCGCGACCCGCCAATGGCTCATCATCGCGTTGGCCGTGGCGTTCGTGGTGCAGGTGGACCGGTGGTGGGCGTGGGTGCTGGCCGCGGTGGTCATCTCCTCACGTCAGCACGCGCTGTTGAGCCTGGTGCACGAAGCCTCTCACTACCACCTGCACAACCACCGCGGGTTCAACGACTTCATGGCGGATGTGCTCTGCGCGTTCCCCATGAACATCACCACGGCGGGCTACCGCAAGGAGCACGCGGAGCACCACCGCTTCGTCAACACGCCGAAGGACCCCTACTGGCGCACGGCGCAGCGCGACGCCGCGTGGATGTTCCCGCGCACCCGCTGGAGCACGGCGCGGGTGCTCCTGGGGGACCTGGTGGGCATCTTCACCCTGTCCCACGTGCGCATCATGATTCCCTGGTCCTATACAGGGCGCGCGCTGGGCAAGGGCGGTCCGCCGCCCTCACGCGCGGAGCACCTCCGGTACGCGCTGTGGATGGGCGGCTTCATCACGTTCCTCACGCTCACCGGAGGCTGGCTGCACTACCTGCTCCTGTGGTCGGTGCCATCGCTGACGCTGATGATGGTGGCGTTCCGCATCCGCGCGGTGGTGGAGCACCCCTTCACCCCGGCCACCCCCGACGAGACGCACGAGACGCGGGACGTGGAGTCCGCCACGTGGCTGGAGCGCTTCTTCATCGCGCCCTTCAACGCGAACTACCACCTGTCCCATCACCTCTTCCCGTCGGTGCCCTACTACCACCTGCCCGCGCTGCACGAGCGGCTCAAGGGGACGGCCCTCTACCGCCCCGGGGAGAATCATTTCCAGACGTACCTGGGCGGAGAGAAGAGCGCGTGGCGTTTCCTCACGTCAGCCGCCAGGGATTGA